In Hwangdonia lutea, a single window of DNA contains:
- a CDS encoding branched-chain amino acid aminotransferase, producing MNALMNDIEVIKTKHSKINEVDFDHLSFGKTFSDHMLECDYKDGKWQAPKVVPYAPITLDPSAKIFHYGQSIFEGMKAYKDGDNNILLFRPLDNFKRLNISAKRLAIPELPEAYFMEGLKALLKVDSDWIPKNEGSSLYIRPFIFATGKGFHASPADEYKFVIATAPSGSYFAGELKVLIEEKYSRSANGGVGFAKAGGNYAGQFYPTQLAIEKGYQQVIWTDDNTHEYIEEAGAMNIFIRINDTLITGPTSDRILDGITRKSIIELTEKEGIPVEVRKITVSEVVEAAKNGSLKEMFGAGTAAVISPISGFGYKNEDFDLPKLENTYADALKKRITDIQTNKVEDPFGWRYKVI from the coding sequence ATGAATGCTTTAATGAATGATATCGAGGTTATAAAAACCAAACATTCCAAAATTAATGAAGTAGATTTTGACCATTTAAGCTTTGGAAAAACATTTTCTGATCACATGCTTGAATGTGATTATAAAGACGGTAAATGGCAAGCGCCGAAAGTGGTGCCTTACGCCCCTATTACTTTAGACCCTTCGGCTAAGATTTTTCATTATGGGCAGTCTATTTTTGAAGGCATGAAAGCCTATAAAGATGGTGATAACAACATATTACTTTTTCGTCCTTTAGATAATTTTAAACGATTGAACATTTCAGCTAAGCGTTTAGCGATTCCTGAATTACCGGAAGCTTATTTTATGGAAGGTTTAAAAGCGCTTTTAAAGGTTGACAGCGACTGGATTCCTAAAAATGAAGGCAGTTCGTTATACATCAGACCTTTTATTTTTGCAACAGGAAAGGGGTTTCATGCCTCGCCTGCCGATGAATACAAATTTGTAATTGCTACCGCACCCTCGGGTTCGTATTTTGCTGGAGAATTAAAAGTTTTAATTGAAGAAAAATATTCGCGTTCTGCTAATGGTGGCGTTGGTTTTGCCAAAGCAGGCGGTAATTATGCCGGACAGTTTTACCCCACGCAATTAGCTATTGAAAAAGGCTACCAACAGGTTATTTGGACCGACGATAACACCCATGAATATATTGAAGAAGCGGGTGCGATGAATATATTTATTCGTATAAATGACACCCTTATTACGGGCCCTACGAGCGACAGAATCCTTGATGGAATTACCCGTAAAAGCATTATTGAATTAACTGAAAAAGAAGGCATTCCCGTAGAGGTTAGAAAAATTACGGTTAGCGAAGTTGTTGAAGCTGCTAAAAATGGCTCTTTAAAAGAGATGTTTGGTGCAGGAACCGCTGCTGTAATTTCTCCAATATCTGGTTTTGGCTATAAAAATGAAGATTTTGATTTACCAAAATTGGAAAACACTTATGCCGATGCCTTAAAGAAACGTATCACCGACATACAAACCAACAAGGTTGAAGATCCTTTTGGATGGCGTTATAAAGTAATTTAA
- a CDS encoding Crp/Fnr family transcriptional regulator codes for MSKELLQQNFNHLLDDDLINEIYQSGVFKTFKKQDIVIDIDQTLKHIPLLLSGSIKILREDNDGNDLLIYFLETGETCTMSLTCCMGSSKSKVRAVAEKDSNLVMIPVALMQKWFHNNESWRNFILESYQSRFSEMLETIDDLAFMKMNERLYKYLIHKTKLNSSKTIIVKHLDIAEDLHTSRVVISRLLKQLENENKIKLSRNKIEVL; via the coding sequence ATGTCTAAAGAATTACTACAACAAAACTTCAACCACCTTTTAGATGATGATCTCATTAATGAAATCTATCAATCGGGTGTTTTTAAAACCTTTAAAAAGCAGGATATTGTTATCGATATCGATCAAACCTTAAAGCACATTCCGCTATTATTAAGCGGCAGTATCAAAATACTTCGGGAAGATAACGACGGGAACGATTTGCTCATTTACTTTTTAGAAACTGGAGAAACCTGTACCATGTCGCTTACCTGTTGCATGGGCAGCTCAAAAAGTAAGGTGAGAGCAGTGGCCGAAAAAGATTCAAATTTAGTCATGATACCGGTGGCATTAATGCAAAAGTGGTTTCATAACAACGAAAGTTGGCGGAATTTTATTTTAGAAAGCTACCAATCTCGTTTTAGTGAAATGCTTGAAACCATTGACGACCTTGCCTTTATGAAAATGAACGAGCGTTTGTACAAGTATTTAATCCATAAAACAAAGTTGAATAGCTCAAAAACCATTATTGTAAAACATTTAGATATTGCTGAAGATTTACATACGTCTCGTGTGGTTATTTCGCGTTTGTTAAAACAATTGGAGAACGAAAACAAAATAAAATTGAGCCGAAATAAAATTGAAGTTTTATAA
- a CDS encoding calcium/sodium antiporter: MSILWVILGFILLVVGGEFLVRSSVALSFKFNISKMVIGMTVVSFATSAPELLVSLQAALSGSPAIAINNVVGSNIANIGLVLGITAMVGAIAVDKSFYKLNWPVMMLFSVAMYFFLKNDSVLTTFEGAILFVGLILFLLILIRNTKKDTLAEEVDESLAVVSNFKIGTWLLIGATALYFGSEWLVDGAKDIATAIGVSEAVIGVSLIAIGTSVPELAASVIAAAKQEKAISLGNLIGSNIFNIASVLGLTAMIKPIPVTEPQILTSDIFWMLAFSAVLLPMIFLPKRMQISRIKGFVLVFAYGIFMFLVFTKGKF, from the coding sequence ATGAGTATTCTTTGGGTTATCCTTGGATTTATTTTGTTGGTAGTGGGCGGTGAGTTTTTAGTGCGTTCGTCCGTAGCCTTATCGTTTAAATTTAATATATCTAAAATGGTAATTGGGATGACGGTAGTTTCCTTTGCAACCTCGGCACCGGAATTATTGGTGAGTTTACAAGCTGCGCTTTCCGGTTCGCCAGCCATAGCCATCAATAATGTGGTGGGCTCCAATATTGCAAACATTGGTTTGGTGTTGGGTATAACGGCCATGGTTGGGGCCATTGCGGTCGATAAATCCTTTTATAAACTCAATTGGCCAGTGATGATGCTGTTTTCGGTGGCAATGTACTTTTTTCTCAAAAACGATAGTGTGTTAACCACTTTTGAGGGTGCCATTTTATTTGTTGGCCTTATTTTATTTCTGTTGATTTTAATTAGAAATACAAAAAAAGATACCTTGGCAGAAGAAGTTGACGAAAGTTTAGCCGTGGTTTCTAATTTTAAAATTGGTACGTGGTTGCTCATTGGTGCCACGGCCTTATATTTTGGCAGTGAATGGCTGGTTGATGGCGCCAAGGATATTGCTACGGCCATAGGGGTAAGCGAAGCAGTTATAGGCGTGTCGTTAATCGCCATAGGTACCAGTGTGCCCGAATTGGCAGCATCGGTTATTGCAGCAGCAAAACAGGAAAAAGCCATTTCGTTGGGTAATTTAATAGGCTCGAATATATTTAATATTGCCTCGGTTTTGGGGCTGACTGCCATGATAAAACCAATTCCTGTAACTGAGCCACAAATACTAACCAGCGATATTTTTTGGATGCTTGCTTTTTCAGCGGTTTTACTGCCCATGATTTTTTTGCCAAAACGCATGCAAATAAGCCGAATAAAAGGCTTTGTTTTAGTATTTGCCTACGGTATATTTATGTTTTTGGTGTTTACCAAAGGCAAGTTTTAA
- a CDS encoding nucleoside triphosphate pyrophosphohydrolase family protein translates to MKNKIEAVKAFHTAFKIGHRETPKADLGMAKNMLRYKLMREENEEYLEAANNNDLVEVADALGDMLYILCGTIIEHGMQHKIEDVFNEIQRSNMSKLGENGQPIYREDGKVLKGPNYFKPNIESILDK, encoded by the coding sequence ATGAAAAATAAAATTGAGGCCGTAAAAGCTTTTCATACCGCATTTAAAATTGGGCACAGAGAAACACCGAAAGCCGATTTGGGAATGGCCAAAAATATGCTGCGTTACAAATTGATGCGAGAAGAAAACGAAGAATATTTGGAAGCGGCAAACAATAATGATTTGGTAGAAGTGGCCGATGCCCTTGGCGATATGCTTTACATTTTATGCGGAACGATTATTGAACACGGGATGCAACATAAAATTGAAGACGTGTTTAACGAAATTCAGCGAAGCAATATGAGCAAGTTGGGCGAAAACGGACAGCCTATTTATCGTGAAGATGGTAAAGTGCTTAAAGGCCCAAATTATTTTAAACCCAATATTGAATCTATTTTAGATAAATAA
- a CDS encoding M56 family metallopeptidase has protein sequence MEYLLKASAVIAIFYLCYKLFLQRDTFFESNRWFLLLGLVTAFALPYVVIPIYIEYTPMPIQNFVINDASVLAETPETPFNIWHLAFVIYTIGVVLFSVRFLMQLGSLALLIVKNKKHKQNGFTFIETQKETPPFSFFRWIVFNQNQFKETELQHIIAHEKVHVKQYHSIDILISQIAAIIFWFNPITWFYKKDLQQNLEFIADYKAQKQSGCKKSYQHLLLKTSVPNQHMAITNNFYNSLIKKRIVMLHKSKSKKINLLKYTLVLPFLALFLMGFNTEKVYVEKVLDNDSSNKTTNKVVQQEIRKENDKIKIIFRKNLSDKDLNKIKKKLQNMGVVFTYSELKRNAKGEITKIITKFETEGGSCIYNSDQSPIEPFYYFKHEETCGVGGIEHIKTVNDEFDFNNSKTLDFGSSKNSHNSKTKLKRTTAKQKPNTQKIKSFSVTITKNFTDKDFENAIKKGKEKGVSLKFSKIKRNSKNEIIGIFAEFKTENGSGNYSLNGDKPIKSFTYKQNSEGFGFGTEIKTKYVISKSGKVIDTLHSKNKNGYVFITSDSIHFYENQKALIADSIHFNKNDGKKGKYAIVESHSNVEVISDEDHDENVEVIVESDGSNEAEDVIILKSGKPLGKSYKIKTIGKSNGNDKIHISTDSDKEPLYILDGKKIKKNKLDAINPNDIESVTVLKGESAIDKYGKKAKDGVVEITSKKKN, from the coding sequence ATGGAATATTTACTTAAAGCCAGTGCCGTTATTGCCATTTTTTACCTGTGCTACAAACTGTTTTTACAGCGCGACACCTTTTTTGAAAGCAACCGTTGGTTTTTACTTTTGGGGTTGGTTACCGCTTTTGCGCTGCCCTATGTTGTGATCCCTATTTATATTGAGTATACGCCTATGCCCATCCAGAATTTTGTAATTAACGATGCTTCTGTTTTGGCTGAAACACCCGAAACGCCTTTTAATATATGGCACCTTGCCTTTGTTATTTATACCATTGGCGTTGTTTTGTTTTCCGTTAGGTTTTTGATGCAATTGGGCTCCTTAGCTTTACTAATTGTGAAAAACAAAAAGCATAAGCAAAACGGATTTACATTTATTGAAACCCAAAAGGAAACGCCTCCTTTTTCGTTTTTTAGATGGATTGTTTTTAATCAAAATCAGTTTAAAGAAACGGAGTTGCAGCATATTATCGCCCATGAAAAAGTGCATGTAAAACAATACCATTCCATTGATATTTTAATATCGCAAATCGCCGCCATAATATTTTGGTTTAACCCCATTACGTGGTTTTACAAAAAGGATTTACAGCAAAACCTGGAGTTTATTGCCGATTATAAAGCGCAAAAACAATCGGGCTGTAAAAAGAGCTACCAGCATTTATTATTAAAAACAAGTGTGCCCAATCAGCACATGGCCATCACCAATAATTTTTATAATTCATTAATCAAAAAACGAATCGTTATGTTACACAAATCAAAATCGAAAAAAATCAATCTTTTAAAATACACTTTGGTTTTGCCTTTTCTCGCCCTGTTTTTAATGGGGTTTAATACGGAGAAGGTTTATGTTGAAAAGGTTTTGGACAATGATAGTTCAAATAAAACTACAAACAAAGTAGTACAGCAAGAAATCAGAAAAGAGAATGATAAAATAAAAATAATTTTTAGAAAAAATCTGTCGGATAAAGATTTAAACAAGATTAAAAAAAAGCTACAGAATATGGGTGTTGTTTTTACATATTCAGAATTAAAACGAAATGCAAAAGGAGAAATTACAAAAATTATAACGAAATTTGAAACTGAAGGTGGTAGTTGTATTTATAATAGCGATCAGTCACCAATCGAACCTTTTTATTATTTTAAACACGAAGAAACTTGTGGAGTTGGAGGTATTGAACACATAAAAACAGTTAATGATGAATTTGATTTTAACAACTCCAAAACCTTGGATTTTGGCAGTAGCAAAAACTCACATAATTCTAAAACGAAACTCAAGCGAACTACTGCAAAACAAAAACCTAACACTCAAAAAATCAAATCTTTTAGCGTAACCATTACCAAAAATTTCACCGATAAAGATTTTGAAAATGCCATTAAAAAAGGAAAAGAAAAGGGTGTGTCTTTAAAATTCAGTAAAATAAAGCGAAACTCAAAAAATGAAATCATCGGTATTTTTGCTGAATTTAAAACCGAAAATGGCTCTGGCAATTATAGCTTAAATGGCGACAAACCCATTAAGTCTTTTACTTACAAGCAAAATAGCGAAGGGTTTGGTTTTGGCACTGAAATAAAAACCAAATATGTTATCTCTAAATCAGGTAAAGTGATAGACACTTTACATTCTAAAAACAAAAACGGTTATGTGTTTATAACTTCTGATTCTATACATTTTTATGAAAACCAAAAAGCACTTATAGCTGACAGCATTCATTTTAATAAAAATGATGGCAAAAAAGGTAAATATGCTATTGTTGAAAGCCATAGTAATGTTGAAGTTATTTCTGATGAAGACCATGATGAAAATGTTGAAGTTATTGTTGAAAGCGACGGCAGCAATGAAGCTGAAGATGTTATTATTTTAAAAAGTGGAAAACCTCTAGGCAAATCATATAAAATCAAAACTATTGGCAAAAGTAATGGCAATGATAAAATCCATATTTCTACAGACAGTGATAAAGAACCATTGTATATTTTAGACGGTAAAAAAATTAAAAAAAATAAATTGGACGCCATTAATCCAAACGATATTGAAAGCGTAACGGTACTTAAAGGCGAATCGGCTATTGATAAATACGGAAAAAAAGCAAAAGATGGCGTGGTTGAAATTACTTCCAAAAAGAAAAACTAA
- a CDS encoding BlaI/MecI/CopY family transcriptional regulator: protein MQKLTNKEEEIMHILWRLKKAFVKDVLAEITDDKPHYNTLSTIIRNLEEKGYVAYNAYGKTHQYYPIVTKEDYRKRFMTAAINNYFNNSYKNVVSFFAKEEKISVDELKEIIALIEKQK, encoded by the coding sequence ATGCAAAAGCTAACAAACAAAGAAGAAGAAATTATGCATATTTTATGGAGGCTAAAAAAGGCTTTTGTAAAAGATGTGCTTGCTGAAATTACAGACGACAAACCGCATTACAACACGCTATCGACCATAATCAGGAACCTGGAAGAAAAGGGTTATGTGGCTTACAATGCCTACGGAAAAACGCACCAATATTACCCTATTGTGACCAAAGAGGATTACAGAAAACGGTTTATGACGGCGGCCATAAACAACTATTTTAACAACTCGTACAAAAACGTAGTATCGTTTTTTGCCAAAGAGGAAAAGATAAGCGTGGACGAGCTTAAGGAGATAATCGCTTTAATTGAAAAACAAAAATAG
- the mnmD gene encoding tRNA (5-methylaminomethyl-2-thiouridine)(34)-methyltransferase MnmD, giving the protein MQRKIVKTADGSTTIHLPEWDEQYHSKHGAIQEAYHVFVKHGLHYFVELKQSEASQKTKDDIVVGESEKSNNISILEIGFGTGLNAFITLLEAEKLKTNMVYSGVEAYPVLMDEINQLNYPIELKAEDKSAIFKELHEVSWEALHKITRHFSLKKQKRFFSEIKEKSHYNIIYFDAFGARVQPELWTESIFQNMYDALKVNGVLVTYSAKGSVRRAMEAVGFKVQRLPGPPGKREMLRACKKA; this is encoded by the coding sequence TTGCAGCGTAAAATTGTAAAAACGGCCGATGGCTCAACAACCATTCATTTACCGGAATGGGACGAGCAATACCACTCCAAGCACGGTGCCATACAAGAGGCTTATCATGTGTTTGTAAAACACGGGTTGCATTATTTTGTTGAATTAAAGCAAAGCGAAGCATCTCAAAAAACAAAGGATGATATTGTTGTGGGGGAGTCGGAAAAGTCCAATAATATTTCGATATTAGAAATTGGTTTCGGCACGGGTTTAAACGCTTTTATTACGTTATTGGAAGCTGAAAAGTTAAAGACTAATATGGTTTATTCTGGTGTTGAGGCTTATCCTGTTTTAATGGATGAAATCAATCAGTTAAACTATCCCATAGAACTAAAAGCTGAAGACAAAAGCGCGATTTTTAAAGAGTTGCACGAAGTTTCTTGGGAAGCATTGCATAAAATCACAAGGCATTTTTCATTAAAAAAGCAAAAGCGATTTTTTTCAGAAATTAAAGAAAAGTCGCATTACAATATTATTTACTTTGATGCTTTTGGAGCCCGTGTTCAACCGGAATTATGGACTGAAAGCATTTTCCAAAACATGTATGATGCTCTTAAGGTTAACGGGGTTTTAGTAACCTATTCCGCTAAAGGGAGTGTTAGGCGTGCTATGGAGGCTGTAGGTTTTAAAGTTCAGCGATTGCCAGGGCCTCCGGGAAAACGTGAAATGTTACGCGCTTGCAAAAAAGCCTAA
- a CDS encoding SsrA-binding protein produces MKKQVFKFLAKVNKLVLPSYSKRQLDLAKATKLQMAIIGWRVYVTKNALD; encoded by the coding sequence ATGAAAAAGCAAGTATTCAAATTTTTAGCAAAGGTTAACAAACTAGTCTTACCAAGTTATTCTAAACGGCAACTGGATTTGGCAAAAGCCACAAAACTACAAATGGCTATTATTGGTTGGCGCGTTTACGTTACAAAAAATGCTTTGGATTGA
- a CDS encoding Lrp/AsnC family transcriptional regulator → MSIDSLNKKILKCLQQNARQSNAEIGRQVGVSSPAVSERIKKMEDLGVIEDYKTIVSPFELGYQFKAIITLRAFMGKLKPFLEKVKTYDEVINCYRITGDENIVMEVVLKNQKHLEQFIDQLIIYGESKTQIVLSRVVKHKEIKPIE, encoded by the coding sequence ATGAGTATTGATAGCCTAAATAAGAAGATTTTAAAGTGTTTGCAACAGAATGCTAGACAATCTAATGCGGAGATTGGACGGCAGGTTGGGGTTAGTTCGCCAGCGGTTTCCGAGCGTATTAAAAAAATGGAAGATTTGGGTGTTATTGAAGATTACAAAACCATTGTTTCGCCATTTGAATTAGGGTATCAGTTTAAAGCCATTATCACCTTACGTGCTTTTATGGGTAAACTAAAACCCTTTTTGGAAAAAGTAAAAACCTACGACGAAGTTATAAATTGCTATCGGATTACGGGCGACGAAAACATAGTGATGGAAGTGGTTTTAAAAAACCAAAAACATTTAGAACAGTTTATTGACCAGCTTATAATTTACGGTGAAAGTAAAACGCAAATTGTATTATCGCGAGTAGTAAAACACAAGGAGATTAAGCCTATTGAGTAA
- the manA gene encoding mannose-6-phosphate isomerase, class I, with the protein MSKLFALKGKIQHYAWGGTHYIPQLLGIESSTEKCAEYWLGAHANAPSVITTANGYQNLDSHIASNRIESLGAEIAENFGRLPFLFKVLDVKDMLSIQVHPTKIEAEKGFKRENELGIPLTAPHRNYKDDNHKPEIMVALSEFWLLHGFLPKNELIERLKTTPEFVDLLPVFEEAGYFGLYKTVMDQSDDDSNRILKPLVNRIMPLYSQGKLDKSTPDYWAAKAVDTAADTDVLDKGIYSIYFFNIVKTNIGEAVFQDAGIPHAYLEGQNMELMANSDNVLRGGLTPKHVDVPELLKHVAFEETIPNVMQGTLQDDNIERIYKTPAPDFELSKIDLKPSETYQSKSKTAQILIVIEGEAKITSNGKTLHIGKGESVFLEANCEYSIVSQSTATLYKATAP; encoded by the coding sequence ATGTCGAAATTATTTGCGCTAAAAGGAAAAATACAACATTACGCTTGGGGCGGAACTCACTATATTCCACAATTATTAGGAATAGAAAGCAGTACCGAAAAATGTGCCGAATATTGGTTGGGCGCTCATGCCAATGCGCCTTCTGTAATAACAACTGCTAACGGATATCAAAATTTAGATAGCCACATAGCATCCAATCGCATTGAAAGTTTAGGAGCGGAAATTGCTGAAAACTTCGGACGGTTACCTTTTCTTTTTAAGGTGTTGGATGTAAAGGATATGCTGTCCATTCAAGTGCACCCCACCAAAATAGAGGCAGAAAAAGGGTTTAAGCGCGAAAATGAATTAGGCATCCCGTTAACAGCGCCTCATAGAAATTATAAAGACGACAACCATAAGCCAGAAATTATGGTGGCGCTTAGTGAGTTTTGGTTGCTACACGGTTTTTTGCCAAAAAATGAATTGATTGAACGGTTAAAAACCACCCCAGAATTTGTCGATTTATTACCTGTTTTTGAAGAAGCGGGCTATTTTGGTTTGTACAAAACAGTGATGGATCAGTCCGACGACGACAGCAACCGCATTTTAAAACCCTTGGTAAATCGGATTATGCCATTGTATTCACAAGGAAAGTTAGATAAATCCACACCCGATTATTGGGCGGCCAAAGCTGTGGATACTGCAGCAGATACAGATGTTTTGGACAAAGGCATTTATTCCATCTACTTTTTCAATATTGTTAAAACCAATATAGGTGAAGCTGTTTTTCAAGATGCCGGAATTCCGCATGCCTATCTCGAAGGACAAAATATGGAGCTCATGGCTAACTCCGATAATGTGTTACGCGGTGGTTTAACGCCAAAACACGTTGACGTTCCCGAGTTGTTAAAGCATGTGGCTTTTGAGGAAACCATACCAAATGTGATGCAGGGTACTTTGCAAGACGATAATATTGAGCGCATTTATAAAACACCGGCACCCGATTTTGAATTGAGTAAAATAGATTTAAAACCATCGGAAACCTATCAATCGAAATCAAAAACAGCACAAATTTTAATTGTTATTGAAGGTGAAGCTAAAATTACTTCAAACGGAAAAACGTTGCATATCGGCAAAGGCGAATCGGTGTTTTTAGAGGCCAATTGCGAGTATAGCATCGTTTCGCAATCTACCGCAACCCTGTATAAAGCAACGGCGCCATAA
- a CDS encoding DUF4920 domain-containing protein — translation MKPITLTIICLFVLNSCKNKVENPQEKQIETEKVDYASFGNTIIADDAVAAASMASHYKTMSVGDSINSKMTATVNKVCQSKGCWMTLDLGDNEEVMVKFKDYAIFMPKDIAGKEVIINGIAYVTEVSVDEQRHYAEDEGKSAEEIASITEPKKTYSFEADGVLLKQ, via the coding sequence ATGAAACCAATAACTTTAACAATTATCTGTCTGTTTGTGTTAAATTCTTGTAAAAACAAAGTAGAGAATCCACAAGAAAAGCAAATTGAAACTGAAAAAGTGGACTATGCATCTTTTGGAAACACTATAATTGCTGATGATGCGGTTGCCGCGGCATCTATGGCGTCGCATTATAAAACCATGAGCGTTGGCGACAGCATTAACTCTAAAATGACTGCAACCGTTAACAAAGTGTGCCAATCTAAAGGTTGTTGGATGACTTTGGATTTGGGCGATAACGAAGAAGTGATGGTAAAATTTAAGGATTATGCCATTTTTATGCCTAAGGATATTGCGGGAAAGGAAGTGATTATTAATGGTATAGCTTATGTGACTGAGGTTTCGGTTGATGAGCAGCGCCACTATGCCGAAGATGAAGGGAAGTCTGCCGAAGAAATAGCGAGCATTACGGAGCCTAAAAAAACATATTCTTTTGAAGCCGACGGCGTATTATTAAAACAATAG
- a CDS encoding glutamine synthetase beta-grasp domain-containing protein — MAKSKLEYIWLDGHEPTQNMRSKTKVEDDFSGKLEDCPIWSFDGSSTEQASGGASDCLLKPVAIYPDPTRKNGFLVMAEVLSADGTPHPSNARAQIDDDNGDFWFGFEQEYFLMDSKTDLPLGFPRGGFPGPQGKYYCSVGGRYTWGRDFVEEHADLCIEAGLNFEGINQEVAPGQWEFQLFAKGAKKAGDEIWVARYLLDRLTEKYGYYIEYHPKPVKGDWNGSGMHANFSNTTLRTCGSKEVYEKICEAFRPVTDEHIEVYGEFNDERLTGLHETAHVSDFSYGVSDRGASIRIPIITVEKGWKGWLEDRRPASNGDPYKIAGRIIETVKSAKI, encoded by the coding sequence ATGGCAAAATCAAAATTAGAGTATATATGGCTAGATGGTCATGAACCAACACAAAACATGAGAAGTAAAACCAAGGTTGAAGACGACTTTAGTGGCAAATTAGAAGATTGCCCAATTTGGTCTTTTGACGGTAGCTCAACCGAGCAAGCCTCTGGAGGCGCTTCAGACTGTTTATTAAAACCCGTAGCTATTTACCCAGATCCTACAAGAAAAAACGGTTTTTTAGTAATGGCTGAAGTTTTAAGTGCAGACGGAACGCCGCACCCTTCAAATGCAAGAGCGCAGATTGATGATGACAATGGGGATTTCTGGTTTGGTTTTGAACAAGAGTATTTTTTAATGGACTCTAAAACCGATTTACCTTTAGGTTTTCCACGTGGCGGTTTCCCTGGTCCACAAGGTAAATATTACTGTTCGGTTGGCGGACGCTACACTTGGGGTAGGGATTTTGTTGAAGAGCATGCCGATTTATGTATTGAGGCGGGATTAAATTTTGAAGGTATCAACCAAGAAGTTGCTCCAGGGCAATGGGAGTTCCAATTATTTGCAAAAGGCGCTAAAAAAGCCGGAGACGAAATTTGGGTGGCGCGCTATTTATTAGATAGATTAACCGAAAAATATGGCTATTACATTGAATACCATCCAAAACCTGTAAAAGGCGATTGGAATGGTTCTGGTATGCACGCCAACTTTTCTAACACCACTTTAAGAACTTGTGGCTCTAAAGAAGTTTACGAAAAAATATGTGAAGCGTTTAGACCCGTTACCGATGAGCATATTGAGGTTTACGGTGAGTTTAACGATGAGCGTTTAACCGGATTGCACGAAACGGCACATGTTTCCGATTTCTCATACGGTGTTTCTGATAGAGGCGCATCCATCCGCATTCCTATCATCACCGTTGAAAAAGGCTGGAAAGGCTGGCTGGAAGACAGACGTCCTGCCTCAAACGGCGACCCATATAAAATTGCCGGCAGAATTATTGAAACCGTTAAATCCGCAAAAATTTAG